In the Rhizobium sp. CB3090 genome, one interval contains:
- a CDS encoding pyridoxal phosphate-dependent aminotransferase, whose translation MSILDSLSPRALTAPESGIVEVVNYARGRDGLLPLWVGEGDLPTPDFINRATMASLNAGETFYTWQRGIPELRQALSDYYTRHFGVSLPMEHFYVTGSGMQAIQLSVQAITSPGDEMVYLSPAWPNIAAALEIAGARSVAVPLQFENGKWTLDLERLKAAITPKTKGLFINTPSNPTGWTATHQDLRNILALAREHGLWIMADEIYALYYYAGGRAPSFLDIKEADDKILFVNSFSKNWSMTGWRVGWIVAPPELGQVIENLVQYSTSGVAQFMQKGAVAALNEGDDFVRSNIAKATRSRDILCDALIATNRVHTLKPDGALYSFLKIDGVTDSRKAALDIVDKTGVGLAPGTAFGKGGELFMRACFLRDPAQVADAAERLSRYILSL comes from the coding sequence ATGTCGATATTGGATAGCCTCAGCCCGCGTGCTTTGACCGCGCCCGAAAGCGGGATCGTGGAAGTCGTGAACTATGCCCGTGGGCGCGATGGCCTGTTGCCGCTCTGGGTCGGCGAGGGCGATCTGCCGACGCCGGATTTCATCAACCGCGCTACCATGGCCTCGCTCAACGCCGGCGAAACCTTCTACACCTGGCAGCGCGGCATTCCGGAGCTGCGCCAAGCGCTCTCCGACTACTATACGCGGCATTTCGGCGTGTCCCTGCCGATGGAGCATTTTTACGTCACCGGTTCGGGCATGCAGGCGATCCAGCTCTCGGTGCAGGCGATCACCTCGCCCGGCGATGAGATGGTCTATCTGTCGCCGGCCTGGCCGAACATTGCGGCTGCGCTTGAGATCGCCGGCGCCCGCTCGGTCGCCGTGCCGCTGCAGTTCGAAAACGGCAAGTGGACGCTTGATCTTGAGCGTCTGAAAGCGGCGATTACGCCGAAGACCAAGGGTCTCTTCATCAATACGCCGTCGAACCCGACTGGCTGGACAGCGACGCATCAGGACCTGAGGAATATTCTGGCGCTCGCTCGGGAGCACGGCCTCTGGATCATGGCCGACGAGATCTACGCGCTCTATTATTATGCCGGCGGCCGGGCGCCCTCCTTCCTCGACATCAAGGAGGCGGATGACAAGATCCTGTTCGTCAATTCCTTCTCCAAGAACTGGTCGATGACCGGCTGGCGCGTCGGCTGGATCGTGGCGCCCCCCGAGCTGGGTCAGGTGATCGAAAACCTCGTGCAATACTCGACGTCGGGCGTCGCGCAGTTCATGCAGAAGGGCGCAGTCGCCGCGTTGAATGAAGGTGACGATTTCGTCCGCTCCAACATCGCCAAGGCCACCCGTTCGCGCGATATCCTCTGTGACGCGCTAATCGCCACCAATCGCGTCCACACGCTGAAGCCGGATGGCGCGCTTTATTCCTTCCTGAAGATCGACGGCGTCACCGACAGCCGCAAGGCCGCCCTCGATATCGTCGACAAGACCGGCGTCGGCCTGGCTCCCGGAACAGCCTTCGGCAAGGGCGGCGAACTTTTCATGCGCGCCTGTTTCCTGCGTGATCCCGCGCAAGTGGCGGATGCTGCGGAGCGCCTGAGCCGGTATATCCTGAGTTTGTGA
- a CDS encoding LysR family transcriptional regulator, giving the protein MKTAPHFTWDDLQFFLAVARTGQLSTAARQLRTSHATVSRRIDRLEFALQVKLFERNPRGYMLTGMGQRFVDTAERMEQETERLRSDLTAGSAAQRGVVRISAPEGFSNFFFTTMLSEFTARYPNISLELVTIQQIMSLSRKEADIVIVLDPPKAGPYFTEKLTDYHLQVYGSRDYLARHPPVESRDDLPEHAFIGYIEDMIFAPGLDYLGDIHPRIKPQFQSSSIFAQLTATKNGLGLCVLPFFIASRHQDLQMVLPDEVDLKRHYWITCHRDLRQSPRVRTVIDFLVNAVHRNAPAFLGHAPT; this is encoded by the coding sequence ATGAAGACCGCGCCGCATTTCACTTGGGATGATCTGCAGTTTTTCCTGGCGGTGGCCCGGACCGGTCAGCTTTCGACCGCCGCCCGGCAATTGCGCACCAGCCACGCCACCGTCTCGCGTCGCATCGACCGGCTGGAATTTGCGCTGCAGGTCAAGCTCTTCGAGCGCAATCCGCGCGGCTACATGCTGACGGGCATGGGCCAGCGCTTCGTGGATACGGCCGAGCGGATGGAGCAGGAAACCGAGCGGCTGCGGTCGGACCTGACGGCCGGCTCGGCCGCCCAGCGCGGTGTGGTGCGCATCAGCGCACCGGAGGGTTTTTCCAATTTCTTCTTCACCACCATGCTTTCGGAGTTCACCGCGCGGTATCCGAACATCTCGCTGGAATTGGTGACGATCCAGCAGATCATGTCGCTATCCCGCAAGGAGGCCGATATCGTCATCGTGCTCGACCCGCCGAAGGCCGGCCCTTATTTCACTGAGAAACTGACCGACTACCATCTGCAGGTCTATGGATCACGGGATTACCTCGCCAGGCACCCGCCGGTGGAGAGCCGCGATGATCTGCCGGAGCATGCGTTCATTGGCTACATCGAAGACATGATCTTTGCGCCCGGCCTCGACTATCTCGGCGACATCCATCCGCGTATAAAACCGCAATTCCAGAGCTCCAGCATCTTTGCGCAATTGACGGCGACAAAGAACGGGCTCGGGCTCTGTGTCCTGCCTTTCTTCATCGCGAGCCGGCACCAGGACCTGCAGATGGTGCTCCCCGATGAAGTCGATCTGAAACGCCATTATTGGATCACCTGCCACCGCGACCTCAGGCAATCGCCGCGCGTGCGCACCGTCATCGATTTCCTGGTGAACGCTGTGCATCGCAACGCGCCGGCCTTTCTTGGGCACGCGCCGACTTAG
- the mscL gene encoding large conductance mechanosensitive channel protein MscL: protein MLNEFKAFIARGNVMDLAVGVIIGGAFGGIVKSLVDDIIMPIVGAIFGGFDFSNYFLPLSANVNAPTLAAARAQGAVFAYGNFITVLINFLILAWIIFLMVKGVNTLRKQVERKQARGEETAPPPADVQLLTEIRDLLAKRPAV from the coding sequence ATGCTCAATGAATTCAAAGCATTCATCGCCCGTGGCAACGTCATGGATCTCGCTGTCGGCGTGATCATTGGTGGCGCCTTTGGTGGTATCGTCAAGTCGCTGGTGGACGATATCATCATGCCGATCGTCGGTGCCATTTTTGGCGGCTTCGACTTTTCGAATTATTTCCTCCCGCTCTCAGCCAACGTCAATGCGCCGACGCTGGCTGCGGCGCGTGCGCAGGGCGCGGTTTTCGCCTACGGCAATTTCATCACCGTCCTCATCAATTTCCTCATTCTCGCCTGGATCATCTTCCTGATGGTGAAAGGCGTGAACACGCTGCGCAAGCAGGTCGAGCGCAAGCAAGCGAGGGGCGAGGAAACAGCGCCGCCGCCGGCCGATGTGCAGTTGCTCACCGAAATCCGTGATCTCTTGGCCAAGCGTCCCGCCGTCTGA
- a CDS encoding 3-hydroxyacyl-CoA dehydrogenase NAD-binding domain-containing protein: protein MTYTNFTVETDADGIALVTWDMPGKSMNVFTAEVLEELNAIIDATVADKAVKGVVITSGKFSFSGGADLSMIKSLFSVYQDEKARDPATAVQKLFDLVGRMTGLFRKLETCGKPWVSAINGTCMGGALEMSLACHGRVASNAKGVKMALPEVKVGIFPGAGGTQRVARLTDAQSALQMMTTGQSLTAARAKAMNLVHQVVEPDQLIPAAKQMIKDGLKPVAPWDEKGFKAPGGGIWTPAAAQLWPAAPAILRRETSGNYPAALAILKCVYEGLQVPFDTGLKIEQRYFTQVLQTTEAYSMIRSLFISMQELGKGARRPEGQPKTELKKVGVVGAGFMGASIAYVTAAAGIAVTLIDRDMEAAGKGKAVAEGLVKESVGKGRVTQDEGMALLARITPSADYADLSDADLVIEAVFEDRDVKKAVIGAVEAVLPEGAVFATNTSTLPITGLAKSSKRPADFIGIHFFSPVEKMLLTEVIRGKETGDRAVAVALDYVAAIKKTPIVVNDTRGFFVNRCVLRYMSEAYDMLIEGVPPAMIENAAKMAGMPVGPLALNDEVAIDLSLKILKAAVADLGDKAVDIRHMQLVTRLVEGEGRFGRKNSKGFYDYPPKPGKKSLWPGLKDLYPQKKAEEIDVNVLKQRFLATIALEAARTMEEGIVTDPREADVGSILGFGFAPYTGGALSYIDGMGVKAFVDLCETLAKTYGRQFKPTALLKDMAAKGETFYGRFDPYGVKTAA, encoded by the coding sequence ATGACTTATACGAATTTCACCGTCGAAACCGACGCGGACGGCATCGCACTTGTCACCTGGGACATGCCCGGAAAATCGATGAACGTGTTTACTGCCGAGGTGTTGGAGGAACTGAACGCCATCATCGATGCCACCGTTGCCGACAAGGCAGTCAAGGGCGTGGTCATTACCTCGGGAAAATTCTCGTTTTCTGGTGGGGCCGATCTGTCGATGATCAAATCGCTCTTCTCCGTCTATCAGGACGAGAAGGCGAGGGATCCGGCGACGGCTGTGCAAAAGCTTTTCGATCTCGTCGGCCGCATGACCGGCCTGTTCCGTAAGCTCGAGACCTGCGGCAAGCCCTGGGTTTCCGCCATCAACGGCACCTGCATGGGCGGTGCATTGGAGATGTCGCTCGCCTGTCATGGCCGCGTCGCATCCAATGCCAAGGGCGTCAAGATGGCGCTGCCCGAGGTCAAGGTCGGCATCTTCCCCGGCGCCGGCGGCACCCAGCGCGTGGCGCGGCTGACCGATGCGCAATCGGCGCTGCAGATGATGACGACGGGTCAATCGCTGACGGCGGCGCGCGCCAAGGCGATGAACCTCGTGCATCAGGTGGTCGAACCGGATCAGCTTATTCCGGCCGCCAAGCAGATGATCAAGGATGGGCTGAAGCCCGTCGCTCCCTGGGATGAAAAGGGTTTCAAAGCGCCCGGCGGCGGTATCTGGACGCCGGCTGCCGCGCAGCTTTGGCCGGCCGCGCCGGCTATCCTTCGTCGCGAGACATCGGGTAACTATCCGGCCGCGCTCGCCATCCTCAAATGCGTCTATGAAGGCCTGCAGGTTCCTTTCGATACCGGGCTCAAGATCGAGCAGCGCTATTTCACGCAGGTGTTGCAGACGACCGAAGCCTATTCGATGATCCGCTCGCTGTTCATCTCCATGCAGGAGCTCGGCAAGGGCGCTCGCCGCCCCGAGGGGCAGCCGAAGACGGAGCTCAAGAAGGTAGGCGTCGTCGGCGCCGGCTTCATGGGCGCCTCGATCGCCTATGTCACTGCAGCAGCGGGCATCGCCGTCACCCTCATCGACCGTGACATGGAAGCGGCCGGCAAGGGCAAAGCGGTTGCGGAAGGTCTGGTCAAGGAATCAGTCGGTAAGGGACGAGTTACGCAGGATGAAGGCATGGCACTGCTTGCCCGCATCACGCCTTCGGCCGACTATGCTGATCTCAGCGATGCCGATCTCGTGATCGAGGCGGTGTTCGAGGATCGTGATGTGAAAAAGGCGGTCATCGGGGCCGTTGAAGCCGTGCTGCCCGAGGGCGCCGTCTTTGCCACCAATACCTCGACCCTGCCGATCACCGGTCTTGCGAAGAGTTCCAAGCGCCCGGCTGATTTCATCGGCATCCATTTCTTCTCGCCGGTCGAGAAGATGCTGCTGACGGAGGTCATTCGCGGCAAGGAGACCGGCGACCGTGCTGTAGCCGTCGCGCTTGATTATGTCGCCGCCATCAAGAAGACGCCGATCGTCGTCAACGACACCCGCGGCTTCTTCGTCAATCGTTGTGTACTGCGCTACATGTCGGAAGCCTATGACATGCTGATCGAAGGCGTGCCGCCGGCAATGATCGAAAATGCCGCCAAGATGGCGGGCATGCCGGTCGGGCCATTGGCACTCAACGACGAAGTCGCCATCGACCTGTCGCTGAAGATCCTCAAGGCTGCCGTCGCCGATCTCGGCGACAAGGCTGTCGATATCAGGCACATGCAATTGGTCACGCGCCTGGTGGAAGGCGAAGGCCGCTTCGGCCGCAAGAATTCGAAGGGCTTTTACGATTATCCGCCGAAGCCGGGCAAGAAGTCGCTCTGGCCGGGCCTGAAGGACCTCTACCCGCAGAAGAAGGCCGAGGAGATCGATGTCAACGTCCTGAAGCAGCGCTTCCTCGCCACCATCGCGCTGGAGGCCGCGCGGACCATGGAAGAGGGCATCGTCACCGATCCGCGCGAGGCCGATGTCGGCTCCATCCTCGGCTTCGGTTTCGCCCCCTATACCGGCGGTGCGCTCTCCTACATCGATGGCATGGGCGTCAAAGCCTTCGTGGACCTCTGCGAAACGTTGGCAAAAACTTACGGAAGACAGTTCAAGCCCACGGCGCTGCTCAAGGATATGGCGGCGAAGGGCGAGACGTTTTACGGACGGTTTGACCCGTATGGCGTGAAAACGGCGGCGTAA
- a CDS encoding MFS transporter produces MTTMDSTANSPRAAGRRLAPLFHAATSATFFAASSAPTPLYRIYQQVFAFSPVLITVIFAVYAFALLISLLIVGSISDHLGRRPVIFASLILNMVAMALFLMADGPNWLIAARTVQGFATGAAASSIGAALVDLDPIKGSITNSLAPLTGMAIGALGTSLLVQFAPAPTLLVYIVMLALLALQAVLLWRVPETARRRSGLLASLKPEVAVPQQARRTLLALTPINVAVWALGGFYLSLVPSLVSATTGSKAPLVGGSVVAALTISGAAAVFLLRKRSAATAMTFGISSMTLGILTVIAGVHAAQVSILALGTLIAGAGFGATFLGTVRNIMPLAKSDERAGLLSAFYIQSYLAFSLPAILAGFLSKAVGFTATTDIYAAAILALIVSGVVALKAGREKIAASA; encoded by the coding sequence ATGACCACGATGGATTCCACCGCCAATTCGCCACGTGCGGCTGGCCGGCGACTAGCACCGCTCTTTCATGCCGCCACCAGCGCCACCTTCTTTGCCGCGTCCTCTGCGCCGACACCACTTTATCGAATTTATCAGCAGGTTTTCGCCTTCTCGCCGGTGTTGATCACGGTGATCTTCGCCGTCTATGCCTTCGCGCTCCTCATCTCGCTTCTGATCGTCGGCTCGATTTCCGATCATCTCGGACGGCGGCCGGTGATCTTCGCCTCGCTTATCCTCAATATGGTAGCGATGGCGCTGTTTTTAATGGCCGACGGCCCGAATTGGCTGATCGCCGCGCGCACCGTGCAAGGCTTTGCCACGGGTGCGGCAGCAAGCTCGATCGGCGCCGCGCTCGTCGATCTCGATCCGATCAAGGGATCGATCACCAACAGTCTTGCGCCGCTTACCGGCATGGCGATCGGCGCCCTCGGGACGAGCCTGCTGGTCCAATTCGCCCCGGCGCCGACCCTGCTCGTCTATATCGTTATGCTCGCCCTGCTGGCCCTGCAGGCGGTGCTGCTATGGCGGGTGCCGGAGACGGCACGCCGGCGGAGCGGGCTGCTCGCATCGCTGAAACCGGAAGTCGCCGTTCCCCAACAGGCGCGCCGGACGCTGCTGGCGCTGACACCGATCAACGTCGCTGTCTGGGCGCTGGGCGGCTTCTATCTGTCGCTGGTACCCTCGCTGGTCAGCGCGACGACTGGCAGCAAGGCGCCGCTAGTCGGGGGCTCCGTGGTCGCAGCCTTGACGATCAGCGGCGCGGCGGCCGTGTTCCTGCTGCGCAAGAGATCCGCCGCCACGGCAATGACGTTCGGCATATCCAGCATGACGCTCGGCATATTGACCGTCATCGCCGGCGTGCATGCGGCGCAGGTGTCGATCCTTGCCCTGGGAACGCTGATTGCCGGCGCCGGCTTCGGGGCGACCTTCCTCGGCACAGTTAGAAACATCATGCCATTGGCCAAGTCCGACGAACGCGCCGGACTGCTTTCCGCCTTCTACATCCAAAGCTATCTCGCCTTCAGCCTCCCTGCCATTTTAGCCGGATTCCTGTCGAAGGCGGTCGGGTTTACGGCGACGACGGATATCTATGCGGCCGCCATTCTGGCCCTGATCGTCAGCGGCGTGGTGGCGTTGAAAGCAGGACGGGAGAAGATTGCGGCGTCAGCCTGA
- a CDS encoding TetR/AcrR family transcriptional regulator gives MVPKENPRPGGRSARVQAAVHHAVREMLAGMERADVTIPLIAQRANVTPSTIYRRWGDLQELLADVAASRLQPETEPLKTGSARADLQAWAEQYADEMSSGAGRQMIRDILAVSDTTNAEKCSGYTQQQLRVIVARAEEQGEVFPTLTELMDFVISPIMYRILFDQVPSSDYIHGLISRIMPKAAASPETCGNNH, from the coding sequence ATGGTTCCAAAAGAAAATCCGCGTCCCGGCGGGCGCAGTGCTCGGGTGCAGGCCGCGGTGCATCATGCGGTGCGTGAGATGTTGGCCGGAATGGAGCGCGCCGATGTGACGATCCCGCTCATTGCGCAGCGCGCCAACGTGACGCCATCGACGATCTATCGCCGCTGGGGCGATTTGCAGGAGCTTTTGGCAGATGTCGCAGCTTCCCGCCTGCAGCCGGAAACGGAGCCGCTCAAAACCGGCAGCGCCAGAGCGGACCTGCAGGCCTGGGCCGAGCAATATGCCGACGAAATGTCCTCGGGCGCCGGCCGGCAGATGATCCGCGATATCCTGGCAGTATCCGACACGACGAATGCGGAGAAGTGCTCAGGTTACACGCAGCAGCAATTGCGCGTGATCGTCGCCCGGGCAGAAGAGCAGGGCGAGGTGTTCCCGACCCTCACCGAACTGATGGACTTCGTTATATCTCCGATCATGTACCGCATTCTCTTCGATCAGGTGCCGAGCAGCGATTATATTCATGGCCTGATCTCTCGGATCATGCCGAAAGCTGCGGCAAGTCCTGAAACCTGCGGAAACAACCACTGA
- the galE gene encoding UDP-glucose 4-epimerase GalE translates to MTVLVTGGAGYIGSHMVWKLLDAGEDVVVIDRLSTGFRWAVAPAARFYLGDVADEVLLQKIFAENHIDAIIHFAGSAVVPVSIEDPLACYDNNTGKTRVLMSAAIKAGIRHFVFSSTAAVYGPQPSNEPVRENAPLRPETPYGQSKLMSELMLRDAAAAYDFSYVALRYFNVAGADPKGRAGQSTDGATHLVKVACEAALGRRRQVDIYGTDYPTHDGTGVRDYIHVSDLVEAHMMALQHLRNGGRPLVANCGYGMGYSVLDVLNMVVRVYGRSFRIHMAPRRPGDAASVIADATLAHRELGWAPKYNCMETIVRSSLEWEIYLAHRSGFDVSGLRKVFAAPSI, encoded by the coding sequence ATGACGGTGTTGGTGACAGGCGGTGCCGGGTATATCGGCAGCCATATGGTCTGGAAATTGCTGGACGCCGGCGAGGATGTGGTCGTCATCGACCGTCTTTCCACCGGCTTTCGTTGGGCGGTTGCGCCGGCGGCACGCTTCTATCTCGGCGATGTCGCCGATGAAGTGTTGCTGCAGAAGATCTTTGCGGAAAACCATATCGACGCCATCATTCATTTCGCCGGCTCCGCGGTCGTGCCGGTGTCGATCGAAGATCCGCTGGCCTGTTATGACAACAACACCGGCAAAACCCGCGTCCTGATGAGTGCGGCGATCAAAGCCGGTATTCGCCACTTCGTCTTCTCCTCCACGGCCGCCGTCTATGGTCCGCAACCCTCCAACGAACCGGTGCGGGAAAACGCGCCGCTCAGGCCGGAAACACCCTATGGGCAATCCAAGCTGATGTCGGAATTGATGTTGCGCGATGCCGCCGCCGCTTACGATTTCAGCTACGTGGCCCTACGCTATTTCAACGTCGCCGGCGCCGATCCAAAGGGCCGGGCCGGCCAATCGACTGACGGCGCCACCCATCTTGTCAAGGTTGCCTGCGAAGCGGCCCTCGGCCGCCGCCGCCAGGTGGATATCTACGGCACCGATTATCCGACGCATGACGGAACGGGCGTGCGCGATTACATCCACGTCTCCGATCTCGTCGAGGCGCATATGATGGCGCTGCAGCATCTGAGAAACGGCGGCCGGCCGCTGGTCGCCAATTGCGGTTATGGCATGGGCTATTCGGTGCTCGATGTTCTGAACATGGTCGTGCGGGTCTATGGCCGCTCGTTCCGGATACATATGGCGCCGCGCCGGCCGGGCGATGCTGCCAGCGTCATCGCCGACGCCACGCTTGCCCATCGTGAACTCGGCTGGGCGCCGAAATACAATTGCATGGAGACGATCGTGCGCTCGTCGTTGGAATGGGAAATCTATCTTGCGCACAGATCCGGTTTCGATGTCAGCGGCTTGCGCAAGGTGTTCGCGGCGCCAAGCATCTAA
- a CDS encoding EAL domain-containing protein has product MRNLLSGLGLQKEHPTFMVAQYKALSSQIPVLYILLIINALAVAITHIHTAPMWLALYVPVGLSVLCVFRIIWWHMHGQDPVSADRAYSVMRRTVVLAGVLTLAFGTWAVALYQYGNAYQQGQISYFLVVTGISCVFCLMHLPAAALLTTAITFSFMVVTFMFSGNSVFVATATSVIFLSFPFVRVINSYFRNFAGLVQLTEELGEKQAEAERLNLINSRNALQDQLTGLANRRSFFRELQDLLQQRPEEPPIVGLVDLDGFKPVNDVFGHAAGDLVLKETAERFVALMGGRGTIARLGGDEFGVIFPSDLNRNCVSKMGQAFCAALREPYDVPGGSIRISGSCGIVVPEGSGHTAEQLYEKADFALYQVKNRRSGSVEFFSHDLEEILQQRHLIELELQGDNFGKELSLEYQPIIDLEDGHVVGFEALARWNSARLGRISPSAFIPAAERTAMIGKMTRILFAEALQALSIMPPPLRMSFNLSARDICDHETSMALLGMIHAAKIDPRRIEFEITETALLSDFDTAYEVISLLRTAGITIALDDFGTGFSSLSHVHRLEFDKIKIDKSFVMQFERDVRCMNITRSVANLCRNLGIVSVAEGVESAATAEALHAFGVRLAQGYHFSRPLRLHDAIAFAEASETGIAARHVANA; this is encoded by the coding sequence ATGAGGAACTTGCTTTCAGGCCTGGGCCTGCAGAAAGAGCACCCGACGTTTATGGTGGCGCAATATAAGGCGCTGTCGTCGCAGATACCGGTCCTTTATATTCTTTTGATCATCAATGCGCTAGCCGTGGCGATCACCCATATTCACACTGCGCCGATGTGGCTGGCGCTTTATGTGCCGGTCGGCCTGAGCGTCCTCTGTGTTTTCCGTATCATTTGGTGGCATATGCATGGTCAGGATCCCGTCAGTGCGGATCGGGCTTACAGCGTGATGCGCCGAACGGTCGTGCTCGCCGGGGTGCTGACCCTCGCTTTCGGCACCTGGGCCGTCGCGCTCTATCAATATGGCAATGCCTATCAGCAGGGGCAAATCTCCTATTTCCTTGTCGTGACGGGCATCTCCTGCGTCTTCTGTCTGATGCATCTGCCGGCCGCCGCCCTGCTGACGACGGCGATCACCTTTTCCTTCATGGTGGTCACCTTCATGTTCTCCGGCAATTCCGTGTTCGTGGCGACGGCGACCAGCGTCATCTTCCTCTCGTTTCCCTTCGTTCGCGTCATCAATAGCTATTTTCGGAATTTCGCCGGTCTGGTGCAGCTCACGGAGGAACTTGGTGAGAAGCAGGCGGAAGCCGAGCGGCTGAATCTCATCAACAGCCGCAACGCGCTGCAGGATCAACTGACCGGTCTTGCCAATCGCCGCAGCTTCTTTCGCGAATTGCAGGATCTGCTGCAGCAACGGCCCGAGGAGCCGCCCATCGTCGGTCTTGTCGATCTTGACGGCTTCAAGCCGGTCAACGACGTCTTCGGCCATGCCGCCGGCGATCTCGTGTTGAAGGAGACGGCTGAACGTTTCGTCGCCTTGATGGGCGGCAGGGGCACCATTGCGCGTCTCGGCGGCGATGAATTCGGCGTGATTTTTCCAAGCGACCTCAACCGCAATTGTGTCTCCAAGATGGGGCAGGCTTTCTGTGCGGCACTGCGCGAGCCCTACGACGTGCCCGGTGGCTCCATCCGCATCTCCGGTTCCTGCGGCATCGTCGTTCCGGAAGGGAGCGGCCACACGGCGGAGCAACTGTATGAAAAGGCGGACTTTGCCCTCTATCAGGTCAAGAACCGCCGCAGCGGCAGTGTCGAGTTCTTCTCCCATGATCTCGAAGAAATCCTTCAGCAACGACATCTGATCGAGCTCGAATTGCAGGGCGACAATTTCGGCAAGGAATTGTCGCTGGAATACCAGCCGATCATCGATCTCGAGGACGGCCATGTCGTCGGCTTCGAGGCCTTAGCGCGCTGGAACAGCGCCCGCCTCGGACGTATCAGCCCCAGTGCTTTCATCCCTGCTGCCGAACGCACCGCGATGATCGGCAAGATGACCCGCATCCTTTTTGCCGAGGCGCTGCAGGCCCTGTCGATCATGCCGCCGCCGCTGCGAATGTCTTTCAACCTCTCGGCCCGCGATATCTGCGACCATGAGACTTCAATGGCTTTGCTCGGCATGATCCATGCCGCCAAGATTGATCCGCGCCGTATCGAATTCGAGATCACCGAGACGGCGTTGTTGTCGGATTTCGACACGGCCTACGAGGTCATAAGCCTCCTGCGTACCGCCGGCATTACCATCGCGCTCGATGATTTCGGCACCGGTTTTTCCAGCCTCAGCCATGTCCACCGGCTGGAATTCGACAAGATCAAGATCGACAAGAGCTTCGTCATGCAGTTCGAACGTGACGTCCGCTGCATGAATATCACCCGCTCGGTTGCCAATCTCTGTCGCAATCTCGGCATCGTCTCGGTCGCCGAAGGCGTCGAGAGCGCCGCGACCGCCGAGGCGCTGCATGCTTTCGGGGTGCGGCTGGCGCAGGGCTATCATTTTTCCAGACCGCTGCGCCTACACGACGCGATCGCCTTTGCCGAAGCGAGCGAGACCGGAATTGCGGCGCGACACGTGGCAAACGCCTAG
- a CDS encoding nuclear transport factor 2 family protein: MAEIIGNREEADVIFAMLVAWATAIGEKNTAGVLSHVTDDIVEFTLAPPLQYKGKDQPGLQGWFDTWQGPIEGDVEDQKLTVGGDIAFWSGLTHMLGTKTDGTKVDLWFRQTLGLRKEAGVWKIAHDHTSVPFAMDGSGLAELGLKP, encoded by the coding sequence ATGGCCGAAATTATCGGAAACCGAGAAGAGGCCGACGTCATCTTTGCCATGCTTGTCGCCTGGGCGACGGCGATCGGAGAAAAGAACACTGCTGGCGTCCTGTCCCATGTGACCGACGACATCGTGGAATTCACCCTGGCGCCGCCGCTGCAATATAAGGGCAAGGATCAGCCTGGCCTGCAAGGCTGGTTCGATACCTGGCAGGGACCGATCGAAGGCGATGTCGAAGATCAGAAGCTGACGGTCGGCGGCGATATCGCTTTCTGGAGCGGCCTGACGCACATGCTGGGGACCAAGACTGACGGCACCAAGGTCGACCTCTGGTTCCGCCAGACACTTGGCCTCAGAAAGGAAGCCGGTGTCTGGAAGATCGCGCACGATCACACATCGGTCCCCTTCGCCATGGACGGCAGCGGGTTGGCGGAGCTTGGGCTGAAGCCGTAA